A genomic window from Silene latifolia isolate original U9 population chromosome Y, ASM4854445v1, whole genome shotgun sequence includes:
- the LOC141634455 gene encoding RAF-like serine/threonine-protein kinase 20 produces the protein MDHPNEYNQYYNNYIPPGNEQLHPVSERFMQDATNCINMNIRPPEGIPSQVKPVHNFSIQTGEEFALEFMRDRALPRKPVVPKPVNDPHNAPGYMDLKGILGITRTEFESGSDISMLTLVDKPPKELERKTLYGHEAKSNHGSVQSMRQNSSVHGSSRAFHGYASSTTSDGFSTKLKVLCSFGGKVLPRPSDGKLRYAGGETRIIRISKDISWQELKQKTSELLEGPYTIKYQLPGEELDALVSVSSDEDLQNMMEECNVLGDGEGSKKLRLFLFTSSDLEEAHYSLSGGDVDSEFQYVVAVNCMSMGVRNRSGMHDLASSSANDLDALTRQNTSKDIANIAAGSIAAGSSSLPGGLISSVGVQSSQPILPGSGNIYLLHPHPFQGHVIPNEESKGYQQLAGHDVHPSEQLPREENIAATSLPGVSTQHKKTTEDQPYLADGKGILPTEEASGTTHNITSVKDYPELPPKAGKRRQERVIPLASDPLLVPRGSDAKNPENANPFDNPGPHEHAHSEPNSFDINHDELPAPPRPYLSMNIPREQGELLNRLTKSDDSLNSQFLMSHSRSSAGQPENNVPTQPALSNGPKLLEDEAFNFSVDRDNVPKQATSSLDDQKDSLDDSQTVECNSETTHQNDEPKRQMVGGLVEAGNSLMDVTQQSHGKQQDHASTLPGFNWGDNVSQTATSTDTRVTRPDILIDINDRFPRDLLTDIFSKAILSEESSSFHHLQQDGPGLSMNIENRDPKHWSFFQNLAKDDFRKDVSLIDQDHPGYSSGLTGETTGAYQFTTLTTDEIPSSHVGPRIFVEYSERELSGAVAANPVASTLDYNPSMHAKYSEVLQFDGIGGAFSDYEDAKQDIKHVGLPPLDATRVDFDITTLQIIKNEDLEELRELGSGTFGTVYHGKWRGTDVAIKRIKKSCFTGRSSEQERLTAEFWHEAEILSKLHHPNVVAFYGVVQDGPGGTLATVAEFMVDGSLRHVLLRKDRHLDRRKRLIIAMDAAFGMEYLHSKNIVHFDLKCDNLLVNLKDPSRPICKVGDFGLSKIKRNTLVSGGVRGTLPWMAPELLNGSSSKVSEKVDVFSFGIVLWEILTGEEPYANMHYGAIIGGIVNNTLRPPIPGFCDAEWRTLMEQCWAPNPGARPSFTEIAGRLRTMAAACPTKFQAQKPSH, from the exons ATGGATCATCCCAATGAATATAATcaatattacaacaattacatcCCACCCGGAAATGAACAACTTCACCCCGTCTCTGAGAGGTTTATGCAGGACGCTACTAACTGCATAAATATGAACATCAGGCCTCCTGAGGGTATTCCGTCACAAGTTAAGCCAGTCCATAATTTTTCTATACAGACGGGAGAGGAGTTTGCCCTTGAATTTATGAGAGATCGGGCTCTTCCTCGCAAACCTGTCGTCCCCAAGCCTGTCAATGATCCACACAATGCCCCTGGTTATATGGATCTCAAGGGTATCTTAGGCATAACTCGTACAGAATTTGAGTCTGGCTCTGATATATCTATGCTTACATTGGTTGACAAACCTCCAAAAGAGCTTGAAAGGAAAACCTTATATGGGCATGAAGCTAAAAGTAACCATGGATCAGTACAGTCGATGCGTCAGAACTCTTCTGTACATGGAAGCAGCAGGGCTTTTCATGGTTATGCATCGTCCACAACCTCTGACGgcttttcaaccaaattaaaagttCTATGTAGTTTCGGAGGTAAAGTTTTACCGCGGCCAAGTGATGGGAAGCTCAGGTATGCTGGAGGAGAAACGCGCATTATTAGGATAAGTAAGGATATTTCCTGGCAAGAACTTAAACAGAAAACGTCCGAATTATTAGAAGGCCCCTACACTATCAAATATCAACTTCCGGGGGAAGAACTAGATGCCCTTGTTTCCGTGTCTAGTGATGAAGATTTGCAAAACATGATGGAAGAATGTAATGTCTTAGGGGATGGAGAAGGCTCAAAGAAACTCCGTTTATTTTTGTTTACGTCGAGTGACTTGGAGGAAGCTCACTATAGTTTGAGTGGAGGCGATGTTGATTCGGAGTTTCAATATGTTGTTGCTGTCAATTGCATGAGCATGGGGGTTAGAAACCGTTCAGGCATGCACGACTTAGCGAGCTCTTCAGCAAATGATTTGGATGCTTTAACAAGACAGAATACTAGCAAGGATATTGCTAATATAGCAGCAGGATCAATTGCGGCGGGCAGTTCATCTCTCCCAGGGGGGCTAATTTCATCAGTAGGGGTGCAATCCTCTCAGCCAATTCTACCGGGTTCTGGCAACATTTACCTTCTCCATCCTCATCCTTTTCAAGGACATGTCATTCCAAATGAGGAATCGAAAGGGTATCAACAACTTGCTGGTCATGATGTTCATCCCTCAGAGCAGCTGCCTCGTGAAGAAAATATTGCTGCCACATCATTGCCTGGTGTATCAACACAGCACAAGAAAACAACAGAAGATCAG CCCTATCTTGCTGATGGAAAGGGTATTCTTCCTACTGAAGAAGCATCTGGGACCACTCATAATATTACGTCAGTGAAAGATTATCCAGAATTGCCTCCAAAGGCTGGAAAGAGGCGCCAGGAACGAGTAATACCCTTGGCTTCTGATCCTCTGCTTGTACCACGAGGTTCAGATGCAAAGAACCCTGAAAATGCCAACCCTTTTGACAATCCCGGCCCTCATGAACATGCTCACTCTGAACCTAATTCATTTGATATAAACCATGATGAGCTTCCTGCTCCTCCTAGGCCTTATTTATCAATGAATATTCCCAGGGAACAAGGAGAGCTACTGAACAGGCTGACAAAGTCTGATGACTCCCTAAACTCTCAGTTCCTCATGTCTCATTCACGTTCTTCAGCAGGACAACCAGAAAACAATGTGCCTACTCAGCCAGCCTTATCTAATGGCCCTAAATTACTTGAGGACGAAGCTTTTAATTTCTCGGTAGACAGGGACAATGTGCCAAAGCAAGCTACTTCAAGTCTTGATGATCAGAAAGACTCACTTGATGATAGCCAAACCGTTGAATGCAATTCAGAAACAACTCACCAAAATGATGAGCCTAAGAGACAAATGGTTGGTGGATTAGTTGAAGCTGGAAATTCCCTTATGGATGTTACCCAACAGTCTCATGGCAAGCAACAAGATCATGCTTCTACACTCCCTGGGTTCAATTGGGGTGATAATGTCAGCCAAACAGCTACTAGTACTGATACTCGGGTTACCAGACCTGATATCCTTATTGATATAAATGACCGCTTTCCACGAGATCTGCTAACAGACATATTCTCAAAAGCTATCCTTTCCGAGGAGTCCTCTAGTTTTCACCATCTGCAGCAAGATGGGCCTGGTTTGAGCATGAACATTGAGAATCGTGATCCAAAACACTGGTCTTTCTTTCAGAATCTGGCCAAAGATGATTTCCGTAAAGATGTATCTTTGATTGATCAAGATCATCCTGGCTATTCATCTGGGCTGACCGGAGAAACTACAGGGGCCTACCAATTCACTACATTAACAACAGATGAAATTCCCTCCAGTCATGTTGGGCCCCGCATTTTTGTTGAATACAGTGAAAGAGAATTATCCGGTGCTGTTGCAGCTAATCCTGTGGCTTCTACTTTAGACTATAATCCATCCATGCATGCAAAATACAGTGAAGTCCTCCAATTTGATGGTATTGGTGGTGCGTTCTCAGACTATGAG GATGCAAAACAAGACATAAAGCATGTTGGTCTGCCTCCTCTGGATGCTACTCGTGTGGACTTCGATATTACTACCTTGCAG ATTATAAAAAATGAAGATCTTGAGGAGCTTAGGGAACTGGGTTCTGGAACTTTTGGCACTGTATATCATGGAAAATGGAGGGGAACAGATGTTGCTATCAAGCGAATAAAGAAAAGTTGTTTCACTGGCCGATCGTCTGAACAAGAAAGATTG ACCGCAGAGTTTTGGCATGAAGCCGAAATTCTCTCAAAGCTTCACCATCCAAATGTGGTGGCATTTTATGGTGTTGTGCAAGATGGACCTGGAGGAACTTTAGCAACAGTTGCAGAGTTTATGGTTGATGGTTCTTTGAGGCATGTCTTACTCAGGAAAGACAG ACATCTCGACCGTCGCAAACGTCTGATAATTGCTATGGATGCTGCATTTGGAATGGAATATTTGCATTCAAAAAATATTGTGCACTTCGATTTGAAGTGTGACAATTTGCTTGTAAATTTGAAAGATCCTTCACGTCCTATTTGCAAG GTTGGTGATTTTGGTTTATCAAAAATAAAGAGAAACACACTGGTTTCTGGTGGTGTAAGAGGAACGCTACCATGGATGGCACCTGAGCTCCTAAATGGAAGTAGCAGTAAAGTTTCTGAGAAG GTCGATGTATTCTCATTCGGCATCGTACTATGGGAGATCCTTACTGGGGAAGAACCATATGCCAACATGCATTATGGTGCCATAATAG GGGGAATAGTGAACAACACATTGAGGCCCCCTATTCCTGGTTTCTGTGACGCTGAGTGGAGAACCCTGATGGAGCAGTGCTGGGCTCCAAATCCTGGTGCTCGACCGTCGTTCACGGAGATTGCTGGTCGGTTGCG